DNA from Halomonas sp. GFAJ-1:
GGCCGCAGCTTGAGACCCGCCTTGAGCACAAGCTGGCTGCCGTTCAGGCGTTTGCCACGGCCAACCCGATTGATCAGTATTTATTTCGCCAAGAACAGGCGACGTTTGGGCTGGTGACCACCGGCAAGGGACACCTGGATTTACTTGAGGCGCTGCGTTTATTGGGGCTGGATGAAGCGAAGCTGCGTGAATTGGGTGTGGAAATATACAAAGTTGGGATGGTATGGCCGCTCCATCGACCCGGCATTCTTGAGTTTATTCATGGCAAGCGCGAGGTGCTGGTCATTGAAGAGAAACGCGGCATTATTGAAAGCCAGCTAAAAGAGTACATGTCAGAACCCGACCATCCAGGCGAAGTGATCATTACCGGCAAGCAGGATGAAACTGGCAAACCGCTGATTCCCTTTGTTGGAGAGCTTGGCCCGCGCCTCTTGGCAGGCTTTGTCGCAGAGCGTTTAGCGCGCTTTTTCAAGATTGATTTTAGCGACAAGCTGGCAACCGTTGATGCGTGCCAAGCAGGTGTTAAAGAGCTTGGCGGTGTACGTCGCATGCCGTATTTCTGCTCCGGTTGCCCACACAACAGCTCGACGAAAGTGCCGGAAGGCAGTAAAGCCCTGGCGGGGATCGGCTGCCACTTTATGGCCTCGTGGATGGACCGCAGCACCGAATCATTAATTCAGATGGGTGGCGAAGGCGTTAACTGGGTAGGCAAGAGTCGCTTTACCGGCAATGGTCATATTTTCCAGAACTTAGGCGAAGGCACCTGGTTTCACTCCGGCTCAATGGCGGTGCGCCAGGCAGTGGCTGCCAACGTCAATATTACCTACAAAATTCTATTCAACGACGCGGTGGCCATGACGGGCGGCCAGCCGGTGGATGGGCAAATTAATGTTCCGATGATTGCCCGACAATCGCTGGATGAAGGCGTTCGCCGGGTCATGGTGGTCAGTGACGAACCGGAGAAGTACCGGGGGCATGAAAAGGAATTCCCTGAAGGGGTGACTTTCCACGGCCGCGAAGAGATGGATACGCTACAACGTGAACTGCGCGAGATCCCCGGCTGCACCGTGTTGATATATGACCAGGCATGCGCAGCTGAAAAGCGCCGTCGGCGCAAGCGCGGGTTGATGGAAGACCCAGCCCGCCGCGTGTTTATCAACCACCATGTCTGTGAGGGCTGTGGAGACTGCTCGGTACAGTCGAACTGTTTATCGGTGGTGCCTCGCGAGACCGAGTTAGGACGCAAGCGCAAAATCGACCAGTCGTCCTGCAACAAGGATATGTCCTGTGTCAGCGGCTTTTGCCCTAGCTTTGTCACTGTTGAAGGTGGCGAACTGCGTAAAGGTCAAGGTGTGACGGCCGACAACGCCTTTTGGAAACGGGTGTCGCATTTGCCAAGCCCTGCTATTGCCCCTTTGGCGGCCCCTTATGATCTGCTGGTGGGGGGCGTTGGCGGCACAGGCGTAGTGACCGTTGGCCAGCTGATCACCATGGCTGCTCACCTGGAAGGCAAGGGCTCCAGTGTGCTCGACTTCATGGGGTTTGCGCAAAAAGGCGGGGCGGTACTTAGCTATGTCCGCTTGGCATCTCAGCCCAGCGAGCTTAATCAGGTACGTATCGAAGCGGGTCAGGCCGATGCAATGATCGCTTGCGATATGGTGGTGGCCAGTTCGCAGAAAGCGCTGAATGTGCTGCAGCCGACCACGCGTATTGTGGCCAATCTGGCCGAGCTCGCCACGGCGGACTATGTCCTTTATCGCGATGCGGATATGCAGCCCGGCAAGCGCCTTAACATGCTGCGTGATGCAGTGGGAGATGCACGCTTCGCGTCGCTGGACGCCAATCGCCTAGCGGAACAGCTGCTAGGGGATACCGTATTTTCCAATATGATGATGCTGGGGTTTGCATGGCAACAGGGGCTAGTGCCACTTTCTGAACCTGCACTGCAGCGTGCCTTGGAGCTTAACGGCGTCGCCGTAGAAAAGAACCGTCAGGCCTTTGCCTGGGGCCGCTTGGCAGCGGTGGAGCCCGACTACCTTCAGCAGCACTTGGATACGATGCCACTGTCCGCGAATGCTACGCTGGACGACGTGGTCGCGCGTAATAGCCGTCATCTGGAGCGTTATCAGAACCGTGCTTTGGCTGAGCGTTACGTCGCCCAGGTGACGAAAGTGCGTGACGCAGAGGCCGCGTTAAACGGTGGCGACTCATTGAGTGAAGCCGTCGCGCATCAGCTTTATCGCTTGATGGCGTATAAAGATGAGTACGAAGTAGCGCGGCTCTACACCCAGAGCGATTTCCTGGAGGAGGTCAACGCAACATTTGCAGGGGATTATAAGCTAAGGTTCCACTTGGCACCGCCGCTTCTGAGTGGCCGAAAAGATGCGCAGGGGCGTCCTGTGAAGCGCCGCTTCGGCCCCTGGGTACTGAAGGCAATGGGCGCGCTGGCAAAGATGCGCGGTTTGCGTAACACGGCGCTGGACCCGTTTCGCTTCAGCGCTGACCGGAAGCTGGACCGCGCCCTATTGGCGGACTACGAGCAGCTGATTGATGAGCTGGTGGCTCGTCTTGACGGGGCAAATCACGCTACGGCCCTGGCGCTTGCTAAGCTGCCGGAAGAGATTCGTGGTTTCGGGCCGGTTCGTGAGGCCGCCGCTGAGAAAGCCAACGAGCGCCGCGAGACGTTGCTGAAGGAGCTACGTGAAGGTCGCTCGAAGACCATCGCTGTCGAAGCTGCTTGACTGAGTACGATCTGAATAACCCGCGACGGGGGCGCTGTAAACCCTTCCCTGGGCGCTACTTTCGCCATCCATGGCGAAAGACCCCCGCTACGGGTTATTGCTGATCGTGTTAGAAAGCGTTTTTACAAAGCTTTCATCAGGCCACGCAATGCAATGCGTGGCCTTTTGCTAGGTAGCGATACAGTGATTCAGCTACGCCTCTTTTCGGCGGCGTACCAGCAGCCAGTGGCTTAGCAAGGTGAGCAGCCCCATCAGCCCTATCGTCAAGGCCATGGTGCGGGAGCTGCCGTCGTGGAATTGCCCAACTAATCCACCTACCACAGCGGCAATCGTCATTTGCAGGAAACCAAATAAAGAAGATGCCGCACCGGCACACTGTGGGTTGGGCGCGAGCGCCCCGGCCATTGTTTGCGGCATCAGAATGCCGACGCCCAGCATGAATACCATCTGCGGCCCCACGACTGCCCAGGGGAGATGAATGCCCACCACGGCCAAGCCCGCCATGATTCCTCCGCCTATCGCGCAGACCACGCTGCCCAGGGTGATAAGGCGATCACGCCCCAGGCGGTGGCTATATCGGCCGCTGGCCAGCGTTCCAATAAAAAAGCCCACGACAATCAGCGTGAACAGCACGCCATAAAGGGTAGGGGCGACACCCATATACTCGATGAGTACAAAGGAGGAGCCCGAAAGGTAAGCGAACAGCCCGGAAAAAGCGGCCGCATTCACCAAGGTGTAGCCAATAAAGGCGCGCTGGCTTAGTAGTAGGCGAAAGTTAGCGAGTATCGCCCTTGGGTGAACCGACTGCCGCCGCTCCTTCGCTAGCGGTTCGGGCAGCATCAGTATCAGCACCGCCAGCATCACCGCCGCATAAAGTGCCAGCACCACGAACACTGATTCCCAGCCAAAGAACAGCAGCAATACCGCACCCCCAACAGGAGCCAGGGCAGGGGCGAGCGCCATGGTGCTCGCCATATAGGCGAGGATGCGGCCTGCTTCGATAGGCCCGTGGATGTCGCGCACTGCGGCCCTTGCTAGCACCGGGCCAGCAGCACCGCCGAAGGCCTGCAAGAAGCGTCCAGCCAGCAGCCATTCGACGGTTGGTGCCCAGGCGCAGAGTAGGCTTGCCGCGAGAAACAGCGAGAGGCCTGCGATCATCACTGGGCGGCGGCCAAAGCGGTCAGAGATTGGGCCGCATAATAGTTGAGCCAGGGCGAATCCAGCCATATAGAGGCTAAGGGTTAGCTGGATTTGGTCTGGGCCGGTATTCAGCGCTTGTGCCATGGCGGGCATGGCGGGTAAGTACATATCCGTCGCTAGCGGGCCGAGCGCCGTTAGTGCGGCCAGGGCCACGATAGTGGCGGTAGAGGGCAGCTTTAGCACCCCGTAGCTCCTTATGGTTAGACACGCGACGGGCGCCTTCCCAGCGGAGAGGCGCCCGCTCATTGCTGACCTGCCTAGCTTAGCTTTTCTCTTAGCTTAAGCTCAGTTAGCGTCAGGCTGTGCCTCCGGTGCGGCGTTTGCAAAGGCTGGCAGCGCACGACAATTGGCAGCGATGCGCTGGATCGTCGGGTAGGCTGATAAATCGCACTCGAAGCGTTCTGCGTTATACACCTGGGGTATCAGGCAGATATCCGCAAGCGTTGGGGTGTCGCCATGGCAAAAATCGCCGGTATTGGCGCCACCTGCAAGCGCTGCTTCCAGAGCGGTAAATCCCTCGGTAACCCAGTGGCGGTACCAGGTAAGCTTGGCGTTGTCGTCCGCTCCCAGCTCACCCACCAGGTACTTGAGTACCCGCAGGTTGTTGAGCGGGTGAGTGTCGCAAGCGACTAACTGCGCAAGGCTACGCACCCGCGCGCGCGCTAAGGCGTCAGCCGGCAGCAGCGCGGGAGCTGGGTACACCTCGTCAAGGTACTCGCAGATCGCCAGTGACTGGTTGAGCACTACACCGTCATCTAGCCCCAAGCTTGGCACCATCCCCTGCGGGTTGCGCGCCAATTGCTCGTCACCCCGTTGCTCGCCTTTCACCAGATTGACGGGGGTCTGGTCGTAGGCTAGACCCTTGAGGTTTAAGGCGATGCGCACCCGATACGCAGCCGACGAGCGGAAGTAGCCGTAAAGCGTCGTCATGTCGCTTTCCTTATATTGCCGTGCTTTATTTGGGCTGATACTTCACGACTTGTTGATCAATCGTGCCAAAGATGTTGTGGCCATCGCGGTCGAACATTTCGATACGAACTCGGTCGCCAAAGCGCATAAAGGGCGTTTTCACCTGGCCGTGGAGTATCTGCTCGACCATGCGCACTTCGGCCAAGCAACTATAGCCTACACCACCATCAGCCACTGGCTTTCCAGGGCCGCCGTCGGGGTCTGGGTTAGAAATAGTGCCCGAGCCAATCACAGCACCCGCGCCGAGATATCGAGTCTTAGCCGCATGGGCAACCAGCTGTGGGAAGCTGAAAATCATATCGGGACCCGCTTCTGGCTCGCCAAACTTCTCGCCATTAAGGTGCACGGTCAGCGGTAGGTGTACCTTGCCATCCTGCCAGGCATCGCCCAGCTCATCGGGGGTCACCGCGATAGGCGAAAAAGAAGAGGCGGGCTTGGCTTGGAA
Protein-coding regions in this window:
- a CDS encoding pyruvate ferredoxin oxidoreductase; this encodes MTIHSIAEQAGSTNPSLDITLDDYELADRYSRGEGRVFLTGTQALVRIALRQAELDRRDGRHTAGLISGYRGSPLGGVDQEIWRAKAAMASHKIDFVPAINEDLAATMMLGCQQVETDPERQVDGVFGMWYGKGPGVDRAGDALKHGNAYGSSPTGGVLVVAGDDHGCVSSSMPHQSDVAFMAWFMPVVSPASLAEYERFGLWGYALSRFSGCWVGFKAVSETVESGASVDVPPLPEYVTPEFDVPEGGLHYRWPDLPGPQLETRLEHKLAAVQAFATANPIDQYLFRQEQATFGLVTTGKGHLDLLEALRLLGLDEAKLRELGVEIYKVGMVWPLHRPGILEFIHGKREVLVIEEKRGIIESQLKEYMSEPDHPGEVIITGKQDETGKPLIPFVGELGPRLLAGFVAERLARFFKIDFSDKLATVDACQAGVKELGGVRRMPYFCSGCPHNSSTKVPEGSKALAGIGCHFMASWMDRSTESLIQMGGEGVNWVGKSRFTGNGHIFQNLGEGTWFHSGSMAVRQAVAANVNITYKILFNDAVAMTGGQPVDGQINVPMIARQSLDEGVRRVMVVSDEPEKYRGHEKEFPEGVTFHGREEMDTLQRELREIPGCTVLIYDQACAAEKRRRRKRGLMEDPARRVFINHHVCEGCGDCSVQSNCLSVVPRETELGRKRKIDQSSCNKDMSCVSGFCPSFVTVEGGELRKGQGVTADNAFWKRVSHLPSPAIAPLAAPYDLLVGGVGGTGVVTVGQLITMAAHLEGKGSSVLDFMGFAQKGGAVLSYVRLASQPSELNQVRIEAGQADAMIACDMVVASSQKALNVLQPTTRIVANLAELATADYVLYRDADMQPGKRLNMLRDAVGDARFASLDANRLAEQLLGDTVFSNMMMLGFAWQQGLVPLSEPALQRALELNGVAVEKNRQAFAWGRLAAVEPDYLQQHLDTMPLSANATLDDVVARNSRHLERYQNRALAERYVAQVTKVRDAEAALNGGDSLSEAVAHQLYRLMAYKDEYEVARLYTQSDFLEEVNATFAGDYKLRFHLAPPLLSGRKDAQGRPVKRRFGPWVLKAMGALAKMRGLRNTALDPFRFSADRKLDRALLADYEQLIDELVARLDGANHATALALAKLPEEIRGFGPVREAAAEKANERRETLLKELREGRSKTIAVEAA
- a CDS encoding Bcr/CflA family drug resistance efflux transporter gives rise to the protein MLKLPSTATIVALAALTALGPLATDMYLPAMPAMAQALNTGPDQIQLTLSLYMAGFALAQLLCGPISDRFGRRPVMIAGLSLFLAASLLCAWAPTVEWLLAGRFLQAFGGAAGPVLARAAVRDIHGPIEAGRILAYMASTMALAPALAPVGGAVLLLFFGWESVFVVLALYAAVMLAVLILMLPEPLAKERRQSVHPRAILANFRLLLSQRAFIGYTLVNAAAFSGLFAYLSGSSFVLIEYMGVAPTLYGVLFTLIVVGFFIGTLASGRYSHRLGRDRLITLGSVVCAIGGGIMAGLAVVGIHLPWAVVGPQMVFMLGVGILMPQTMAGALAPNPQCAGAASSLFGFLQMTIAAVVGGLVGQFHDGSSRTMALTIGLMGLLTLLSHWLLVRRRKEA
- a CDS encoding maleylacetoacetate isomerase, which translates into the protein MTTLYGYFRSSAAYRVRIALNLKGLAYDQTPVNLVKGEQRGDEQLARNPQGMVPSLGLDDGVVLNQSLAICEYLDEVYPAPALLPADALARARVRSLAQLVACDTHPLNNLRVLKYLVGELGADDNAKLTWYRHWVTEGFTALEAALAGGANTGDFCHGDTPTLADICLIPQVYNAERFECDLSAYPTIQRIAANCRALPAFANAAPEAQPDAN